The Desulfurellaceae bacterium genome includes a window with the following:
- a CDS encoding tetratricopeptide repeat protein, giving the protein NATAGTLVLVHKRTRRPTRLVGAAAGLLLALAYALPADLTFRQLLARGDQEVLYHREDGRGVVEVVEDASSGVRSLLANRLRREGADAPDDIFIARQQGYLPLLLHPAPHRLAVVGLGTGASLAASLLDRVATVTVIEISPGVIEAARLFARSSRAVLSAPKVRLVQADGGRFFRTDRQTYDVIVQDLFFPYRAGTGSLYTLEHYTRLRQRLAPKGLVVQWLSLNQLTPRAFQVIARTFQHVFPHTSLWLVGGYGALVGSESAHPIDFATLQQAYARALAQHPELSRTSPVDFLTAFVCGPDRLADWTAGAPFNTEDNGWIEYRSPLPFDQLYTENELAVASLSQLLDYRQPPPVTNLDPRARRRLERAYQARSLALAGLTLLHQGHTTAAHEHYRRAYRLNPKDAFAAHHMRDTWLASAADLVEQGRYREAQDMVFRVLSLSPGSLAGRFVLAQTLLAEDQPQRALAEFQTIAGRAPAYPGLQDALRSARQLSRRTDAGQEDRS; this is encoded by the coding sequence AACGCGACCGCCGGCACGCTGGTGTTGGTCCATAAGCGGACCCGGCGGCCGACACGTCTCGTCGGCGCGGCGGCCGGGCTGCTCCTGGCCCTGGCCTACGCCCTACCGGCCGATCTGACATTTCGACAACTCCTGGCCCGTGGCGACCAGGAGGTCCTCTACCACCGGGAAGATGGGAGGGGTGTGGTGGAGGTGGTAGAGGATGCGTCAAGCGGCGTCCGTTCTCTCCTGGCCAACCGCTTGCGCCGGGAGGGAGCGGACGCGCCGGACGATATCTTTATCGCCCGCCAACAGGGCTATCTGCCGCTGTTGCTGCACCCGGCGCCGCACCGTCTGGCCGTGGTCGGTCTGGGCACCGGAGCCAGCCTGGCGGCGAGTCTGCTGGACCGGGTGGCGACCGTTACGGTCATCGAAATTTCACCGGGCGTGATTGAAGCCGCCCGTCTGTTTGCGCGGAGCAGTCGGGCCGTGCTGAGCGCGCCCAAGGTCCGGCTGGTCCAGGCCGACGGAGGCCGCTTTTTTCGGACCGACCGCCAGACCTATGACGTGATTGTCCAAGACCTGTTTTTCCCCTACCGGGCCGGAACGGGCAGTTTGTACACGCTGGAGCATTACACACGTCTGCGCCAGCGTCTCGCGCCCAAGGGCCTCGTCGTCCAATGGCTGTCTCTGAATCAGCTCACTCCCCGGGCCTTCCAGGTCATTGCCCGGACCTTCCAGCACGTGTTTCCCCACACCTCGCTGTGGCTGGTCGGTGGCTATGGCGCCCTGGTCGGCTCCGAGTCCGCCCATCCAATTGATTTTGCCACGCTCCAGCAGGCGTATGCCCGGGCGCTGGCCCAACACCCCGAGCTAAGCCGTACCAGCCCGGTCGATTTCCTGACCGCGTTTGTGTGTGGGCCGGACCGGCTGGCAGACTGGACCGCAGGCGCACCGTTCAACACCGAGGATAACGGCTGGATCGAGTACCGCAGCCCGCTCCCGTTCGATCAGCTGTATACGGAAAACGAGTTGGCGGTGGCGTCGCTGAGCCAGCTGCTGGACTATCGACAGCCGCCCCCGGTCACGAATCTGGACCCACGCGCCCGGCGGCGGCTTGAGCGCGCCTACCAGGCCCGCAGCCTGGCCCTGGCCGGCCTGACGCTGCTCCACCAGGGACATACCACGGCCGCCCACGAGCACTACCGGCGGGCCTACCGCCTCAATCCCAAAGACGCCTTTGCCGCCCACCACATGCGCGATACCTGGCTGGCGTCTGCGGCAGACCTGGTCGAGCAAGGACGCTACCGCGAAGCCCAGGACATGGTTTTCCGGGTGCTGAGTCTCAGCCCCGGCTCCCTGGCCGGCCGCTTTGTACTGGCCCAGACCCTGTTGGCCGAGGATCAGCCCCAGCGTGCCCTGGCCGAGTTCCAGACCATTGCCGGCCGAGCACCGGCCTATCCCGGCCTGCAAGACGCCCTGCGCTCTGCGCGGCAGCTGTCTCGACGGACCGACGCAGGCCAGGAGGATCGCTCATGA
- a CDS encoding fused MFS/spermidine synthase has translation MSPHLLSLWLLACAFLSGLAGLVYEVVWLREVGLQFGNTLSATGTVLAVFMAGMALGSVWLGQRADRTERPLGLYAGLEVGIGLSALLVPAGLRLIDHAGLLLFPNFLGLVVPLSVLVLLVPAVGLGGTLPVLARCLPPGSSHSRSTPGRLYGLATLGAASGACLAAFVLLPSLGSWQTTVTAALINGLVGVGCFLLRDKALSVEAPARPPARHTPQPATALSPWVVLVCLGLSGYAALLYEVVWTRLLGLILENTVYAFSLMLSTFLLSLALGSFISTRLPATSSPATLLGGSQWAVALSSLLGVLPLSSLAWLVYQTYAGGDWGDSWLVFLATQTALCASVMLLPTIFLGMAFPLAWRQLSGQ, from the coding sequence GTGTCCCCCCATCTCCTCAGCCTGTGGCTCCTCGCCTGCGCCTTCCTGTCGGGACTGGCCGGTCTGGTCTACGAGGTCGTCTGGCTGCGCGAGGTCGGGCTACAGTTCGGCAATACCCTGTCGGCCACCGGAACAGTCCTGGCCGTGTTCATGGCCGGCATGGCGCTGGGCAGCGTGTGGCTGGGGCAGCGCGCCGACCGTACCGAGCGACCGCTCGGGCTGTACGCCGGGCTGGAAGTCGGCATCGGGCTGTCAGCCCTGCTGGTGCCGGCCGGACTGCGCCTGATCGACCACGCCGGGCTGCTCCTTTTCCCGAATTTTCTGGGGCTGGTCGTGCCGCTGAGCGTCCTCGTCCTGCTCGTGCCGGCCGTCGGCCTGGGCGGCACGCTGCCCGTGTTGGCCCGCTGCCTACCGCCAGGCTCGTCTCACAGCCGGAGCACTCCCGGCCGCCTGTACGGGCTGGCAACGCTCGGAGCTGCCTCGGGCGCATGCCTGGCCGCCTTTGTGCTGCTGCCCAGCCTGGGCAGCTGGCAGACCACTGTTACGGCCGCCCTGATCAATGGGCTGGTCGGCGTCGGCTGTTTTTTGCTGCGCGACAAAGCCCTGAGCGTGGAGGCCCCGGCCCGGCCGCCTGCTCGCCACACCCCTCAGCCTGCGACCGCGCTGAGTCCGTGGGTCGTCCTGGTGTGTCTGGGCCTGTCCGGCTATGCGGCCCTGCTGTACGAGGTGGTGTGGACACGCCTGCTGGGGCTGATCCTCGAAAACACGGTCTATGCGTTCAGCCTGATGCTCAGCACCTTTCTGCTGAGTCTGGCCCTGGGCAGTTTCATCAGCACCCGACTGCCGGCCACCTCCTCCCCGGCGACCCTGCTGGGCGGCAGCCAGTGGGCGGTCGCCCTGTCCAGCCTGCTGGGCGTACTGCCCCTGTCCAGCCTGGCCTGGCTGGTGTACCAGACCTACGCCGGTGGCGACTGGGGCGACTCGTGGCTTGTTTTCCTGGCCACGCAGACCGCCCTGTGTGCGTCCGTCATGCTGCTGCCGACCATCTTTCTGGGCATGGCTTTCCCCCTGGCCTGGCGACAGCTGTCCGGGCAG
- a CDS encoding TonB-dependent receptor encodes YSQTRINDDLDWDTWRSELTGSSPFAQPYQAHLLTYGLEYFRDEFEQLQHTNTFGLNDAGLLDLLSSRETTQFPDAHSDNYGWYLQDEITILDRLVIIAGVRYDKYRLQASSTDAFLGSLEKDTRSANQWSPKIGGVLHITDKVRLTGNIARGFRTPTFRELFIAGPHFFGVDFAANPSLKPEKSLNYETGLHLNFPRWHLSAHYFRNKLKDFIDFQPRSALYWYQYQAKNVSKATIWGVETKAGWTPPVLDDSLYVFAHYTYARGTDRTDDAPLNSISPQQGLIGIRYIPRRRPFWVEWSAKIVDDQDRVVPPVRSYLPDPRSTGYAVFDIRASWRLRPKLRLHAAIENLFDRYYRRHLSSLGAEGINLALGVTYDW; translated from the coding sequence ACTACAGCCAGACACGCATCAACGACGACCTCGACTGGGACACCTGGCGCAGCGAACTCACGGGCTCCAGCCCGTTTGCCCAGCCCTATCAGGCGCATCTCCTGACCTATGGCTTAGAATATTTCCGGGATGAGTTCGAACAGCTTCAACATACCAATACCTTTGGGCTGAACGACGCCGGGCTGCTGGACTTGCTCAGTTCGCGCGAAACCACCCAGTTCCCGGACGCCCATTCCGACAATTACGGCTGGTATTTGCAGGACGAAATTACCATTCTCGACCGCTTGGTCATCATCGCCGGCGTCCGTTACGACAAGTACCGGCTGCAGGCCAGCTCAACCGACGCCTTTCTCGGCAGCCTGGAAAAAGACACCCGCAGCGCCAATCAGTGGAGCCCCAAGATTGGCGGCGTGCTGCACATCACGGACAAGGTCCGTCTGACCGGGAATATCGCCCGCGGCTTTCGCACGCCCACGTTTCGGGAGCTGTTCATTGCCGGCCCGCATTTTTTCGGCGTTGATTTCGCCGCCAACCCCAGCCTCAAGCCTGAGAAGAGTCTCAACTACGAGACCGGGCTACACCTCAACTTCCCCCGCTGGCACCTCAGCGCCCACTATTTCCGCAACAAGCTCAAGGACTTCATCGACTTCCAGCCACGGTCGGCCCTGTACTGGTATCAGTATCAGGCCAAGAACGTCAGCAAAGCCACAATCTGGGGGGTCGAGACCAAGGCCGGCTGGACCCCACCCGTGCTGGACGATTCCCTGTATGTGTTTGCCCATTACACGTATGCGCGCGGGACTGACCGCACGGACGACGCACCGCTCAACAGCATTTCGCCTCAGCAGGGCCTGATCGGCATCCGCTACATCCCTCGACGCCGGCCATTCTGGGTGGAGTGGAGCGCCAAAATCGTAGACGACCAGGACAGGGTTGTCCCCCCGGTCCGTTCCTATTTGCCCGATCCCCGCTCTACCGGCTACGCCGTGTTTGATATCCGCGCCTCGTGGCGGCTGAGGCCCAAGCTGCGCCTGCACGCGGCGATTGAAAACCTGTTCGACCGCTACTACCGGCGCCATCTCAGCTCCCTGGGGGCTGAGGGCATCAACCTGGCGCTCGGTGTGACCTATGACTGGTAA